The sequence GCGGGCAACGCGGCGATCGTCGTGTTCCCGATCAGCGTGCTGCTCGTGTTCCTCGTGCTCGCCGCGTTGTACGAGAGCCTGACGCTGCCGCTCGCGGTGATCCTGATCGTGCCGATGAGCATTCTGTCGGCGCTGACGGGCGTGTGGCTCACGCAGGGCGACAACAACATCTTCACGCAGATCGGCCTGATGGTGCTGGTGGGGCTGTCGGCGAAGAACGCGATCCTGATCGTTGAATTCGCGCGCGAACTCGAACACGACGGCAGGACGCCGCTCGAGGCCGCGATCGAGGCGAGCCGGATGCGGCTGCGCCCGATCCTGATGACGTCGATCGCGTTCATCATGGGCGTCGTGCCGCTCGTCACGTCGACGGGCGCGGGCTCGGAGATGCGGCATGCGATGGGTGTCGCCGTGTTCTTCGGGATGCTCGGCGTGACGCTGTTCGGGCTGATGCTGACGCCGGTGTTCTACGTCGTGCTGCGCACGCTCGCGGGCGGCAAGATCCACGTCGCCGGCAAGGATTCGGCCGGCTACGGCGTACCGGCCCCGGGCGTGCCTGCTCCGGATGCTTGAGGATAAAAAGATGAACAACATGCACAACTCGAATGGCCTGATGCGCTTCGCGAAGGTGGCGGCCGCGAGCACCCTGCTCGCGACGCTGCTCGCCGCGTGCGCGGTGGGCCCCGACTACAAGCGCCCGGATGCGTCGACGCCGACGGCATTCAAGGAAGCGCCGACGCTCGCAGCGGGCGAACAGTCCGGCACGTGGAAGACGGCCGAGCCGTCGGACGGTGCGCATCGCGGCGAATGGTGGACGGTGTTCGGCGATCCCGTGCTCGATTCGCTCGAGACGCAGGCGCTCGCCGCGAACCAGAACCTGAAGGCCGCGGCCGCGCGTGTCGAGGAAGCGCGCGCGGCGACGCGTTCGGCGCGCTCGCAATGGTTCCCGCAAATCGGCGCCGGCTTCGGGCCGACGCGCGAAGGGCTGTCGTCGGCGTCGCAGCTCCAGCCGCAGGGCACGGGCCCGACCAACGCGACGCTGTGGCGTGCGCAGGGCACGGTGTCGTATGAGGCCGACCTGTTCGGCCGCGTCGGCCGCAACGTCGAGGCGTCGCGCGCCGACCAGGCGCAAAGCGAAGCGCTGTTCCGTTCGGTGCAACTCGCGCTGCAGGCGGACGTCGCGCAGAACTACTTCGAACTGCGCCAGCTCGACTCGGACCAGGACCTGTACCGTCGCACGGTGGAATTGCGCGATCAGGCGCTGAAGCTCGTGCAGCGTCGCTTCAACGAAGGCGACATCAGCGAGCTCGACGTGTCGCGCGCGAAGAACGAGCTGGCCAGCGCGCAGGCCGATGCGGTCGGCGTCGC comes from Burkholderia pyrrocinia and encodes:
- the opcM gene encoding multidrug efflux transporter outer membrane subunit OpcM, which encodes MNNMHNSNGLMRFAKVAAASTLLATLLAACAVGPDYKRPDASTPTAFKEAPTLAAGEQSGTWKTAEPSDGAHRGEWWTVFGDPVLDSLETQALAANQNLKAAAARVEEARAATRSARSQWFPQIGAGFGPTREGLSSASQLQPQGTGPTNATLWRAQGTVSYEADLFGRVGRNVEASRADQAQSEALFRSVQLALQADVAQNYFELRQLDSDQDLYRRTVELRDQALKLVQRRFNEGDISELDVSRAKNELASAQADAVGVARRRAASEHALAILLGKAPADFAFKETPIVPVGVKVPPGLPSALLERRPDVSAAERAMAAANARIGLAKSAYFPKLDITGAFGYEASTLGNLFLWSSRTFLLGPFAGTALTLPLFDGGRRAAGVQQARAQYDEQVANYRQQVLVAFREVEDNLADLRLLDDQIRAQDAAVNASRRAATLSRTQYQEGEVAYLDVIDSERSVLQSQLQSNQLTGAQAVSTVNLIRALGGGWGAAPASAPAAVGDAATGKQEVAVR